The Aminivibrio sp. sequence GCACCGACGTGGCTGTAATCGACAAGGGGAGTATCGTCGAGCGGGGGCCCGTGCTGGACATTTTCACCGATCCCCGCGCTGAGGTCACCCTGGACATGCTCCGGGACGTGATGGGAGTGGAATTGCCGGAGACCTTCGCCGGGCTCGATTTCAGTCCGGGAATCCATGGGTCGGGAGACCCTGTCCTGCAGCTTCAGTTCTTCGGCGATATCGCCGCCGATCCCGTAATCTCCGGGATGATCCGCCGCTTCGAGGTGGATGTGAACATCCTCGTGGCCAGGATCGGCCATATACGGAACGTCCCCTGCGGCACCCTGGTGATCCGGCTCTCAGGGGACGAAAGGGCGAAAAGCGGGGCGCTGGGCTATCTCAGGGCGCTCGACCTGAAAGTGGAGGTGATCGGCCATGTGGGCTCAGGTATCAGCGTTGCTGTTTAAGGCTCTCGGGGAGACTCTGTTCATGGTGGGGGCATCGTCGGCCATAGCGTTCGCTTCCGGAGTGCCGCTGGGCGTGGTCCTTCACGTGACGTCGAAGGGAGGGCTCCTGGAGAGGCGGGTGCTGAACGGTCTGTTGTCGGCGGTGGTCAATGCCGCAAGGTCAACACCCTTCATCATCCTCATGGTGCTTCTGATCCCGGTAACGCGGCTGATCGCGGGAACGTCCATCGGCACCGCCGCGGCCGTCGTGCCCCTGTCCATCGCCGCCGCTCCCTTCGTCGGGCGGGTGGTGGAGGGAGCCCTGAGGGAAGTGGACCGGGGAGTGGTGGAAGCGGCCCAGGCTATGGGAGCCACGTCATGGCAGATCATCCGGAAGGTGCTCCTTCCCGAGGCTTTCCCGGCCATTCTTTCCGGTCTGACCCTCTCGGTGGTGAGTCTCATCGGTTTCTCGGCCATGGCCGGGGCGGTGGGAGGCGGCGGACTGGGCGACCTGGCCATCCGTTACGGTTATCAGCGTTTCCGCCTGGACGTCATGTTCGCCACCGTGGCGGTACTCATCCTCCTGGTACAGCTCTGCCAGGCCGGGGGCGATTTTCTCGCCGGGCTGGCCAGGAAGGATGGGAAGTCCTGAACGGAAAAAAATCGGGGGGCGCCATAGAGGTGCCCCCTGTCCGGTTTCGGAGTCAGTGGAAGGAATCAGTCTTTTTTTAACGTAACTTCCTTTGAAAACGTGTCGTTTTTCGCCTGTTCGATGTCCCGTATCCATATTTCCCGTTTCTCTTCTTCCTTTACCCTGATGGTAGGTACCGGGGACCAAGGAGTATTCATGGGTGCTGCCGCCGGGTTTTGCCCCCATACTCCCGGAAGCGTCCAGGATGAGCTTGATAGGGTTCGTGGCATCATCCTGGGCAAACGCAGGGTCGGCAGGAACCCGCCGCAAACAAAAAAGAAGAGAAGAAAAGGCAGCGCGAAAACCTGCGGAACGATTCACAATGACCAGCCTCACCGAAAATAGCGGGTATATTCAGGGTAATTTCAGCCTGGAGAAAATGGAACGGACGGTGAAACGGGGTTCCCTCAGTCTGTTTCGGCGGAGGGATTAAATAAACTAAAAATTCAATCGAGGTACGGAATCTTGTGGTATAATTACTTCTGGAGAACCTTCCAAGGCTGGTGGAATCAGGTATTTGCCCGCCCCTTTCCCGGGCGGCGAAGGAGGGATTCAGATGAAGAAAGTCGTTGTGGCGATCGATGGAAGCGAGGCCAGCAGGGGCGTGGTGGATTACGCCATCCATTACGCAAATCGCGAACCGGATGCCGAAATGCTCTTTCTCCATGTCATCGACCTTTCGGAGTATAAGCCAGTGTTCTACGGGGAAGGGACGGTGGTTGTCCCGCCGTCCGACGAAGAGGTAAAGGCGCAGTTCGAGGAGTTCATCAAAGAGGAAATAAAAGCCCTCGGGAAGACCATTCCCAGAATGTCCATTTCGGTGAGATCCGGAAAGATCTACGATCAGATAGTGAAGTTCGCCGAGGAGAACGGGGCGTCCATGATCATGGTCGGTCACCGGGGGCTGGGCGCCATGGAGCGGTTCTTCCTGGGCAGCGTGGCGGCGAAGGTGGTGGCCAATGCCCCGTGCAGCGTCTACGTCCATCGCCCGAGGACCGAAGCTGACGTGGAATGAGCCTTCTGTGCCCCGAAGTCCTCAGTCTCGGCAGGCCCAAACGCCCCGTCCGGGGTCCGGACGGGGCGTTTGGCCTGCCGAGAGACTTCGCGGCGCCGTCTGGTATGGTAAAAGGAGAAAAGGAGCTGCCCTCATGGAAAAACTGTTCGGCTACGCCGGCACGATTTTGTGGATCGACCTCACGTCCGGCGGGATTTCCCGGAAGGAACTTTCAGCTGAAACCATACGGCCCTGGCTTGGAGGAACGGGGTATGCCGCCCGTCTCCTCTACGACGGGGTGCCTCCCGGAGCGGACCCCCTGGGTCCGGAAAACCTGTTTATTCTCGCCACCGGTCCCCTCACGGACAATGGCGTTCCGGGCGGCGGAAGCCTGTCGGTCTGCTGCAAGTCTCCCCTCACCGGGGGGTGGGGCGAGGCCAGGGTCGGCTGCGACTTCGGACCGGAGCTGAAGCGGGCGGGGTACGATTTCGT is a genomic window containing:
- a CDS encoding methionine ABC transporter permease, producing MWAQVSALLFKALGETLFMVGASSAIAFASGVPLGVVLHVTSKGGLLERRVLNGLLSAVVNAARSTPFIILMVLLIPVTRLIAGTSIGTAAAVVPLSIAAAPFVGRVVEGALREVDRGVVEAAQAMGATSWQIIRKVLLPEAFPAILSGLTLSVVSLIGFSAMAGAVGGGGLGDLAIRYGYQRFRLDVMFATVAVLILLVQLCQAGGDFLAGLARKDGKS
- a CDS encoding universal stress protein, translating into MKKVVVAIDGSEASRGVVDYAIHYANREPDAEMLFLHVIDLSEYKPVFYGEGTVVVPPSDEEVKAQFEEFIKEEIKALGKTIPRMSISVRSGKIYDQIVKFAEENGASMIMVGHRGLGAMERFFLGSVAAKVVANAPCSVYVHRPRTEADVE